From a region of the Synechococcus sp. RS9916 genome:
- a CDS encoding galactose mutarotase — MAMTLIQQSAPYPHWEFVHPSSGDRLRVVPERGGLVTEWSCGGREWLYFDRERYANPANSIRGGIPVLFPICGNLPGDVLPVNGVDHTLKQHGFARDLPWQLQLLEDQSGIQLSLTDTAQTREAFPFPFRVVMAVRPLAQALEIRTTISHTGDGAVAMPFSFGLHPYFTISDLSRTRLEGLAPRCLNHLEMAETDTAGQLERLAQGVDLLSRPSGPVTLVDDLAGTRVQLDHPAPMDLTVVWTEPPRAMVCLEPWTGPRQSLISGDRKLELAAGESLELCCTYRVSQG, encoded by the coding sequence ATGGCCATGACGCTCATTCAGCAGTCCGCGCCCTACCCCCACTGGGAATTTGTTCACCCCAGCAGTGGCGATCGCTTGCGGGTGGTGCCTGAGCGTGGCGGGCTGGTGACGGAGTGGAGCTGTGGTGGCCGCGAGTGGCTGTATTTCGATCGAGAGCGCTATGCCAATCCCGCCAACAGCATTCGCGGCGGGATCCCTGTGCTGTTCCCAATTTGCGGCAATCTCCCCGGTGATGTGTTGCCGGTGAATGGGGTTGATCACACCCTCAAGCAACACGGTTTTGCCCGCGATCTGCCTTGGCAACTGCAGCTGCTCGAGGATCAGAGCGGTATCCAGCTCAGCCTGACGGACACCGCCCAGACCCGTGAGGCCTTCCCGTTCCCTTTCCGCGTGGTGATGGCGGTGCGGCCGCTGGCGCAGGCCCTGGAGATTCGCACCACCATCAGCCACACCGGTGACGGTGCGGTGGCCATGCCGTTCAGCTTTGGTCTGCACCCTTACTTCACCATCAGCGATCTGAGCCGCACCCGTCTGGAGGGCCTCGCACCCCGTTGCCTCAATCACCTGGAGATGGCGGAGACCGACACCGCCGGGCAGCTGGAGCGATTGGCCCAGGGGGTGGATCTGCTGAGTCGCCCCTCCGGCCCCGTGACCCTGGTGGATGATCTGGCTGGCACCCGGGTTCAGCTCGACCATCCGGCACCGATGGATCTCACCGTGGTCTGGACCGAGCCGCCCCGCGCCATGGTGTGCCTGGAGCCTTGGACGGGTCCGCGTCAGTCCCTGATCAGTGGCGACCGCAAGCTGGAGCTGGCGGCCGGAGAGAGCCTCGAGCTCTGCTGCACCTATCGGGTTAGTCAGGGCTGA